A genomic region of Thermoplasmatales archaeon contains the following coding sequences:
- the purQ gene encoding phosphoribosylformylglycinamidine synthase subunit PurQ, giving the protein MERNEIRVAILRMEGTNCEEETLNAFLRLKVNAEYVHLKEFESGKKSLMDYQCIFLPGGFSAGDYVRAGAIFSSRLKASVFRELVRYVDEGYAIAGVCNGFQVLVELGLLPALNGISEEPEACLATNDSNRFECRQTLLRHEGNCKLTRNIKKGKVCLIPCAHAEGKLIFKNEEYGEEVNEKQVVFRYVNSEGKEDAYPFNPNGSYANIAGITNPQGNILGMMPHPERAFYRWQNINWRSGDGKGIFEGIIKYIERRC; this is encoded by the coding sequence GTGGAAAGAAATGAAATAAGGGTAGCAATTCTTCGGATGGAAGGAACAAACTGCGAGGAAGAAACTCTCAATGCTTTTCTTCGCCTCAAAGTAAATGCGGAATATGTGCATCTCAAGGAATTTGAAAGCGGAAAAAAGAGCTTGATGGACTACCAGTGCATATTTTTGCCAGGCGGTTTTTCCGCGGGCGACTATGTGAGGGCGGGCGCAATATTTTCATCTCGCCTTAAAGCGAGTGTTTTCAGGGAGCTTGTAAGATATGTTGATGAAGGATATGCAATTGCTGGAGTTTGCAATGGATTTCAAGTACTTGTTGAACTGGGTCTTCTTCCTGCTCTTAATGGAATAAGTGAGGAGCCAGAAGCATGTTTGGCAACAAATGATTCAAATAGATTTGAGTGCAGACAAACTTTGCTGAGGCATGAAGGGAATTGCAAGCTAACAAGGAACATTAAGAAAGGAAAAGTTTGCTTGATTCCATGTGCTCATGCGGAAGGAAAATTGATTTTTAAAAATGAAGAATATGGGGAAGAAGTCAATGAAAAGCAAGTTGTTTTTAGATATGTAAATTCGGAAGGAAAAGAAGATGCATACCCATTTAATCCAAATGGTTCATATGCAAATATTGCGGGAATAACAAATCCTCAAGGAAATATCCTTGGAATGATGCCCCATCCTGAGAGAGCTTTTTATAGGTGGCAAAACATTAATTGGCGGAGCGGGGATGGAAAAGGTATATTTGAAGGAATAATTAAGTATATAGAAAGAAGATGTTAA
- a CDS encoding Ig-like domain-containing protein, which translates to MRKGRNLFRDKRGIEGLPMYLIIIVVIAVAVLAAVLAMMKYITFDKPIEATCTKITGSGNVISGEGYLVRVKAKGMERVLNIDFTAEIKVYEKNTNKPISGATVTISGAGTAGSNKTDATGVAKINIKGAKLEENQEEIYMRIEVKASGYQSFVDDEGILILRVSS; encoded by the coding sequence ATGAGGAAAGGGAGGAATTTGTTTAGAGATAAAAGGGGGATAGAAGGTTTGCCAATGTATCTGATAATAATAGTTGTAATTGCAGTTGCAGTTCTTGCAGCAGTTCTCGCAATGATGAAATATATAACATTTGATAAGCCAATAGAAGCAACCTGTACCAAGATCACAGGAAGTGGAAATGTGATCAGTGGCGAAGGTTATTTGGTGAGGGTAAAAGCGAAAGGAATGGAAAGGGTGCTGAACATTGATTTTACCGCAGAGATAAAAGTATATGAAAAAAATACCAATAAGCCAATTAGTGGTGCAACAGTCACAATCAGTGGGGCGGGGACCGCAGGAAGTAACAAAACAGATGCAACTGGGGTTGCAAAAATAAACATCAAGGGTGCAAAACTTGAGGAAAATCAAGAAGAGATTTACATGAGAATAGAGGTAAAGGCATCTGGTTATCAGAGCTTTGTTGATGATGAAGGCATATTAATATTAAGAGTTTCATCGTAG
- a CDS encoding carboxypeptidase regulatory-like domain-containing protein, producing MNSSGTIDLPLKFIVSLAIGLFALFIVVSYIRTLKPSPSLIVSWDKDIYEFDGKEILIEVTVVDENSKPISGANVIIKGLGNFSSQKTIDGKAVIAFMPHLEENEGYLSIEVRAIGYEKYEGIEKIKVVRK from the coding sequence ATGAATTCTTCTGGAACAATTGATTTACCTCTGAAATTCATTGTTAGCCTGGCTATTGGCTTATTTGCTCTTTTTATTGTTGTCTCTTATATTAGAACTCTTAAACCATCTCCTTCACTAATTGTTTCTTGGGACAAAGACATTTACGAATTTGATGGAAAAGAAATTTTAATAGAAGTAACTGTGGTTGATGAAAATTCTAAGCCAATTAGCGGTGCAAATGTAATAATTAAGGGATTAGGAAATTTTTCATCTCAAAAAACTATAGATGGAAAGGCGGTAATTGCTTTTATGCCCCATCTTGAAGAAAATGAAGGTTATTTAAGTATAGAAGTAAGAGCTATTGGTTATGAAAAGTATGAAGGTATTGAAAAAATAAAGGTAGTTAGAAAATGA
- a CDS encoding DUF1610 domain-containing protein, whose protein sequence is MLEGRCISCGRGLTLEGHSQFPCPECGALIKRCRNCRALSAKYKCNECGFEGP, encoded by the coding sequence ATGCTTGAAGGTAGATGCATAAGTTGCGGAAGAGGACTAACATTAGAAGGGCATTCTCAGTTTCCCTGCCCGGAGTGCGGGGCATTGATAAAGAGATGCAGGAATTGCAGAGCTCTTTCTGCAAAATATAAATGTAATGAATGTGGTTTTGAGGGGCCATAA
- a CDS encoding ferrous iron transporter B, whose product MKIVLMGNPNVGKSVIFSRLTGANVVVSNYPGTTVDFTKGKMRLEGKEVEIIDAPGTYSLTPSNKAEEVAKKIMEEADLIINVVDATNLERNLFLTLEIIEEKKPIVVALNLWDEAKHKGIEIDLKELERQLGVPVVATVALTGEGIKELVERIKDAKVKEREKTSDDEKWVEIGRIIKNTQKVKHRHHTLRDRLSELSIKPLTGLPIAIFVLIISFLSVRLLGETLINYFFDPIFWFYKIFVMKISNFLGEGIVHDIIVGKLIDGEIDFMQSLGIITTGLYVPFGIVLPYIFSFYLILSILEDTGYLPRLSTLLDNIFHRLGMHGSGVIPLFLGLGCNVPGLLSTRILDTKKQRFIAITLISIAIPCMAQTAMIFALLGRYGIKYIAIVYLTLGAIYTTGGLLLNRFLKGESIEIFLEIPPYRLPSISSIFKKTWIRIKWYLSDALPWLFTGVFITTILYSLDLFSKISSIFSPFMKPIFGLPGETAFPLLIGFFRKDLAVGLLMPLNLTAPQMVVAVTVLTIYFPCVASFAVLFKELGKDAIKTVAIMLFTALFVGFIMKTILI is encoded by the coding sequence ATGAAGATAGTTTTAATGGGCAATCCAAATGTTGGAAAAAGCGTAATCTTTTCTCGCCTCACTGGAGCAAATGTAGTAGTATCCAATTATCCTGGCACAACAGTTGATTTCACAAAAGGGAAAATGAGGCTAGAGGGAAAAGAGGTTGAAATTATAGATGCTCCTGGCACATATTCCTTAACTCCTTCAAATAAAGCGGAAGAAGTTGCAAAAAAAATTATGGAAGAAGCAGATTTGATAATAAATGTTGTTGATGCAACAAATCTTGAAAGGAATTTATTTCTTACACTGGAAATTATTGAAGAAAAAAAGCCGATTGTTGTTGCCTTAAATCTATGGGATGAAGCAAAACACAAAGGAATTGAAATAGATTTAAAAGAATTGGAAAGGCAATTGGGTGTGCCTGTTGTTGCAACGGTGGCATTGACTGGAGAAGGAATAAAAGAATTGGTAGAAAGAATTAAAGATGCGAAGGTTAAGGAGAGAGAAAAGACAAGCGATGATGAAAAATGGGTTGAGATAGGAAGAATTATAAAAAATACTCAAAAAGTAAAACATCGCCACCATACTTTAAGAGATAGATTATCTGAGCTATCAATAAAACCACTCACTGGATTGCCAATAGCAATTTTTGTTTTAATTATCTCCTTTTTATCAGTAAGACTTCTAGGAGAAACTTTGATAAATTATTTCTTTGATCCAATTTTTTGGTTCTACAAGATATTTGTGATGAAAATAAGCAATTTTTTAGGAGAAGGAATAGTCCACGATATCATTGTGGGAAAATTAATTGATGGAGAAATAGATTTCATGCAATCCTTAGGGATAATTACAACAGGCTTGTATGTTCCTTTTGGTATTGTTCTTCCCTATATATTTTCCTTTTACCTAATTCTTTCAATACTTGAAGACACTGGCTATTTACCCCGCCTCTCTACGCTATTAGACAATATTTTCCATCGTTTAGGAATGCACGGCTCGGGCGTAATACCTCTTTTTCTTGGCTTGGGTTGCAATGTTCCTGGTTTGCTATCTACAAGAATACTTGATACAAAAAAGCAGAGGTTTATAGCAATAACTCTTATAAGCATAGCAATTCCATGCATGGCACAGACCGCAATGATCTTCGCTCTCTTAGGGAGATATGGAATAAAATATATAGCAATAGTTTATTTAACCTTGGGAGCAATCTATACTACTGGTGGTTTGCTTCTAAACAGATTTTTAAAAGGAGAAAGTATTGAAATATTTTTAGAAATTCCTCCTTATAGGCTACCAAGCATTTCCTCAATCTTCAAAAAAACATGGATTAGAATAAAATGGTATCTTTCAGATGCCCTCCCATGGCTTTTCACAGGTGTTTTCATAACAACTATCCTCTACTCTTTAGACCTATTTTCAAAAATCTCGAGCATATTCTCTCCATTTATGAAACCCATATTTGGATTACCCGGCGAGACAGCTTTCCCATTACTCATAGGATTTTTTAGAAAAGATCTGGCGGTTGGCCTCCTGATGCCCCTCAACCTCACCGCCCCTCAAATGGTGGTGGCGGTGACCGTGCTTACAATTTATTTCCCGTGTGTTGCGTCTTTTGCGGTTTTATTTAAGGAGCTGGGAAAGGATGCAATAAAGACAGTGGCAATAATGCTATTCACTGCACTTTTTGTTGGATTTATTATGAAGACAATACTTATTTAA
- a CDS encoding DUF1947 domain-containing protein, which produces MFKNRHVLRKKEARKILDEIENQLDCKIEGEVEIADFKDMKILLINKKFVAFFIDERLFLNLAGFRAYSPKKKYLTVDDGAIKHIVGGADVMAPGIIEMDEEIKKGDMVWVRDARGNPIAVGKALMDAEEIKKKGKGKAVENIHHLGDEIWRLSV; this is translated from the coding sequence ATGTTTAAGAATAGGCATGTTTTAAGAAAAAAAGAGGCGAGAAAAATTCTTGATGAAATAGAAAATCAGCTTGATTGCAAAATAGAAGGTGAGGTAGAAATTGCAGATTTCAAAGATATGAAAATATTGCTTATAAATAAAAAATTTGTTGCCTTCTTTATAGATGAAAGACTTTTTTTGAATTTAGCGGGCTTCCGAGCATATAGTCCAAAAAAGAAATACTTAACGGTTGATGATGGCGCAATAAAGCATATAGTGGGCGGGGCGGATGTGATGGCGCCTGGAATAATTGAGATGGATGAGGAGATAAAAAAGGGAGATATGGTCTGGGTTAGAGATGCAAGAGGTAATCCAATTGCGGTGGGTAAAGCTTTAATGGATGCGGAAGAGATAAAAAAGAAGGGTAAGGGAAAAGCGGTTGAAAATATTCATCATTTGGGAGATGAGATATGGAGGTTAAGTGTTTAG
- a CDS encoding PQQ-binding-like beta-propeller repeat protein, producing the protein MKFLPLFLTLLFITPINYELPLEGNSVYSNACRYNIQGWIYVHIEGDAYERGYQHGYLLYAEIIDMIYRWSNIIHNCPFIIKYLPVDVNSSRYEEISEKWWEGCKKLSMRIFWPYYPEEYKEEIRGIADGVKARGGKVYGKEVTYEDILTLNEMYELMSILTNFPKGFHLLKDIFNLFSFSSRDFYEFALSFYPIHHCNGFAAVGNATKDGNIVISDSVWCGGWWYSYYIAQRWNVILDIEPSNGHRLIISTSPGYIWSDEDFWQNDEGIAMIETTFIQGVFKLRGLPLAVRARMAIQYGSSIDDVIKYLLEGNTGVMNAQWLIADAKEKEIALFEFGLYHYNIIRKKDGFLWSANNPFDFRVRRDIIGYEVLKAPLFRLAHILFNATGYQYYTLFYTPSERDIKFEELGNQYYGKIDAEVVKKIMSSPPITDFTTDCKITDGNLIFNNSLWAFFGNPIYVWNTSSLSKLKGVVDVPPAGWVRIDGVAYNFSPNFEKGASGKGREGKLLWAFEFGEKNHEHANLKSDGKNVYGYYGRTLYVLNENGSLIMEKDFGEEINDLEIKNGIIYVSTDENSYSFSIDGKALWKGEGGKDIEIGDRVYTSNELIKYKDKIYWVEGNKVYCDKWSYEANGKILSLMVEDNVYVGAIDGIYCLNKDGEMKWKYTTGWGVIDIDIGEEIYSACLDGNLYCIGKDGVIKWIFTTNASLKGVEAYGDKVFISSTDGRFYAINKSGKVDFSFSPSHEIQGLYNYITTPISKPVAIDGKIIFSANGKIYCMDAETIEILNKEKRNGSPFIILIAIIAILLIAIFFIRRRK; encoded by the coding sequence ATGAAATTTCTCCCATTGTTCCTAACCTTACTATTTATAACCCCAATTAATTATGAATTGCCTTTAGAGGGAAATAGTGTTTATAGTAATGCTTGCAGGTATAATATTCAGGGATGGATATATGTTCATATAGAAGGCGATGCCTATGAGCGAGGTTATCAGCATGGCTATTTATTGTATGCAGAAATAATAGATATGATTTATAGATGGAGCAATATTATTCATAACTGTCCATTTATTATTAAATATTTACCAGTTGATGTAAATTCATCAAGATATGAGGAAATATCAGAAAAATGGTGGGAGGGGTGTAAAAAACTTTCGATGAGAATATTTTGGCCATATTATCCAGAAGAATATAAGGAAGAAATAAGGGGAATAGCGGATGGGGTAAAAGCAAGAGGAGGAAAAGTATATGGGAAGGAAGTGACATATGAAGATATACTAACCCTCAATGAAATGTATGAACTGATGAGCATATTGACGAATTTTCCAAAAGGATTTCACCTTTTAAAAGATATTTTTAATCTCTTTTCTTTTTCTAGCAGAGATTTCTATGAATTTGCCCTCTCATTTTATCCAATTCATCATTGCAATGGCTTCGCAGCGGTTGGGAATGCAACAAAAGATGGAAATATTGTTATAAGCGATAGTGTATGGTGCGGGGGATGGTGGTATAGCTATTATATTGCACAGAGATGGAATGTAATACTTGATATAGAGCCGAGCAATGGCCATCGTTTGATTATCTCAACTTCTCCTGGTTATATATGGAGCGACGAAGATTTCTGGCAAAATGATGAGGGCATTGCAATGATTGAAACAACTTTCATACAAGGAGTTTTTAAACTGAGAGGTTTGCCTCTTGCAGTAAGGGCAAGAATGGCTATTCAATACGGAAGCAGTATAGACGATGTAATAAAATATCTTCTTGAAGGAAATACGGGTGTAATGAATGCTCAATGGCTTATAGCGGATGCAAAAGAAAAGGAAATAGCACTTTTTGAATTCGGCCTCTATCATTATAATATCATAAGGAAAAAAGATGGGTTTTTATGGAGTGCAAACAATCCTTTTGATTTCAGGGTGAGAAGAGATATCATAGGATATGAAGTTCTTAAAGCTCCTCTATTCAGGCTCGCTCACATTTTGTTTAATGCAACTGGCTACCAGTATTACACCCTTTTTTATACACCTTCAGAAAGAGATATAAAATTTGAAGAACTTGGAAATCAATATTATGGTAAAATAGATGCAGAAGTTGTTAAGAAAATAATGTCCTCTCCTCCAATAACTGATTTTACAACAGATTGCAAAATAACAGACGGGAATTTAATATTTAACAATTCTCTATGGGCATTTTTTGGAAACCCTATATATGTATGGAACACATCTTCATTGAGCAAACTGAAAGGTGTTGTGGATGTTCCGCCCGCTGGATGGGTTAGAATTGATGGCGTTGCTTATAATTTCTCTCCAAATTTTGAAAAAGGGGCGAGTGGTAAAGGAAGGGAAGGAAAATTGTTATGGGCATTTGAGTTTGGCGAGAAGAATCATGAACATGCAAATCTTAAAAGCGATGGGAAAAATGTATATGGATATTATGGCAGAACATTATATGTTTTGAATGAAAATGGTAGCTTGATAATGGAGAAAGATTTTGGTGAAGAAATAAATGATTTAGAGATAAAAAATGGAATAATATACGTTTCAACAGATGAAAATTCTTACTCATTTTCAATTGATGGAAAAGCTTTATGGAAGGGAGAAGGAGGAAAGGATATTGAGATAGGTGATAGGGTTTATACAAGCAATGAACTGATAAAATACAAGGATAAAATATATTGGGTAGAGGGAAATAAAGTTTATTGCGATAAATGGAGCTATGAAGCAAATGGAAAAATTTTATCTTTGATGGTAGAAGATAATGTGTATGTTGGGGCAATAGATGGGATTTATTGCTTGAATAAGGATGGAGAAATGAAATGGAAATATACCACTGGATGGGGTGTTATAGATATAGATATCGGGGAAGAAATTTATTCCGCCTGCTTAGATGGAAATTTGTATTGTATTGGTAAAGATGGAGTGATAAAATGGATTTTTACCACAAATGCATCTCTTAAAGGAGTTGAAGCATATGGAGATAAAGTTTTTATTTCTTCAACAGATGGAAGATTTTATGCCATAAATAAAAGTGGAAAAGTTGATTTCAGCTTTTCACCCTCTCATGAAATTCAAGGTTTGTATAACTATATCACAACTCCTATATCAAAACCTGTTGCAATAGATGGTAAGATAATTTTTTCCGCAAACGGAAAAATATATTGTATGGATGCTGAAACAATAGAAATTTTAAATAAAGAGAAAAGGAATGGATCGCCATTCATAATTTTAATTGCAATAATTGCCATCCTCCTTATAGCCATCTTTTTTATCAGGAGAAGAAAATAA
- a CDS encoding acylphosphatase: protein MKRVSVRIYGKVQGVWFRAHTKEMADKLGLCGWVKNMPDGSVWAVFEGDERRIEEMIEWCHHGPPLARVERVEINEEEPKGEKDFRIKY from the coding sequence ATGAAAAGGGTAAGTGTTAGAATATATGGAAAAGTTCAGGGGGTTTGGTTCAGGGCTCATACAAAAGAAATGGCGGATAAACTTGGCTTGTGTGGGTGGGTGAAAAATATGCCTGATGGGAGTGTATGGGCTGTTTTTGAAGGAGATGAAAGGAGAATAGAGGAAATGATTGAATGGTGCCATCACGGCCCTCCTCTTGCAAGAGTAGAAAGAGTGGAAATAAATGAAGAAGAGCCAAAGGGTGAGAAAGATTTCAGAATAAAATATTAG
- the endA gene encoding tRNA-intron lyase — protein MLRIRGNFVEEKNKMSLIEACYLLEKGKTEVAIDGKKVDFEEFLKHATCVFNDFEIKYLVYRDLRERGYIAEIGDDFLLYERGKKPPAEPSFIVKAISERARFKIEDIVDWLSKSNKKIIIGIVDEEGDLTYYSVKFFEMKGEKKKENYKGNIVVLNDRSVVFDEQLIKKIRKEGIGRDFGKYSQLSLMESAYMAKNGANLIKNGDPISLKDFIKNAKTIQPDISERLKIYEDLKNKGKLPKTGFKFGSHFRVYDGKIEEHAPYLVHVIKNNYTATWAEISRAVRLAQSVKKEMIFAVAGKEIKYIRIKRITP, from the coding sequence ATGTTAAGAATAAGGGGTAATTTTGTGGAAGAAAAAAATAAAATGAGCCTAATCGAGGCATGCTATCTGCTTGAGAAAGGAAAGACTGAAGTAGCAATTGATGGAAAAAAAGTTGATTTTGAAGAATTTTTAAAGCACGCTACTTGTGTTTTCAATGATTTTGAAATAAAGTATCTAGTATATCGTGATTTAAGGGAGCGTGGCTATATAGCGGAAATTGGAGATGATTTTCTTTTATATGAGCGTGGAAAAAAACCACCTGCAGAGCCATCATTTATTGTAAAGGCAATTTCTGAAAGAGCAAGATTCAAAATAGAAGATATTGTTGATTGGCTTTCTAAATCTAATAAAAAAATAATAATCGGGATTGTTGATGAAGAAGGAGATTTAACCTATTACTCAGTTAAATTTTTTGAAATGAAAGGAGAAAAGAAAAAAGAGAATTATAAGGGCAATATAGTGGTGCTAAATGACAGAAGTGTTGTTTTTGATGAGCAATTGATAAAAAAAATAAGGAAAGAAGGCATCGGGAGGGATTTTGGAAAATATTCTCAACTTTCTTTAATGGAAAGTGCATATATGGCGAAGAATGGGGCAAATCTTATTAAAAATGGTGATCCAATATCTTTAAAGGATTTTATAAAGAATGCAAAAACTATTCAGCCAGATATAAGTGAAAGATTGAAAATTTATGAAGATTTGAAGAATAAAGGAAAGCTTCCCAAAACAGGATTCAAATTTGGCTCACATTTCAGGGTTTATGATGGAAAAATCGAAGAACATGCTCCATATCTAGTTCATGTTATAAAAAACAATTACACCGCAACATGGGCGGAGATAAGCAGGGCGGTAAGGCTTGCTCAGTCTGTTAAAAAGGAAATGATATTTGCGGTTGCTGGGAAGGAGATAAAATATATAAGAATAAAAAGAATTACCCCATAA
- a CDS encoding ferrous iron transport protein A, giving the protein MEIPLVDLEPGKEGIIASIEGGFGLKRRIRSIGLREGKNLRVIASHPFGGPIVVEVDGREISIGRGMAMKIFVEIK; this is encoded by the coding sequence GTGGAAATACCTCTTGTTGATTTAGAACCTGGAAAAGAAGGAATAATTGCATCCATAGAAGGAGGTTTTGGCCTAAAGAGAAGAATAAGGAGTATTGGACTAAGAGAAGGAAAAAATTTAAGGGTAATAGCATCTCATCCCTTTGGTGGGCCAATAGTTGTTGAGGTAGATGGAAGGGAAATAAGTATTGGAAGAGGAATGGCAATGAAAATATTTGTTGAGATAAAATGA
- a CDS encoding transposase — protein sequence MLCIIFSKEDEASINISKFILRSRKWREEKGLLISEDFLLYFIDDLHIYHDNIDKEIEEKGYRVDTIIFASRHSSSQNKKTLSVHAIGNFGNAEYGGKNGEIIKCNPFLMLNAIKTLKEKNLESYEVCYEATHHGPYLEKPSFFIEIGSTRKEWNDEKACQAVAEAILEFSEAKEEAFSAIGIGGGHYAPRFSEIAIEKNVAFGHIAPKYVKINDEILFKMKDATPHCRKVYLHGRIEGIEEKIKKMGLEIG from the coding sequence ATGCTCTGTATAATTTTCTCAAAAGAAGATGAGGCAAGCATCAACATTTCAAAATTTATATTGCGAAGTAGAAAATGGAGGGAGGAGAAAGGATTGCTTATTTCAGAAGATTTTTTGCTCTACTTTATAGATGATTTGCACATATATCATGATAATATTGATAAGGAGATAGAGGAGAAAGGATATAGAGTGGATACAATAATTTTTGCATCTCGCCATTCATCGTCTCAAAATAAAAAAACTTTAAGCGTGCATGCTATAGGAAACTTTGGAAATGCGGAATATGGTGGAAAAAATGGAGAGATAATCAAATGCAACCCTTTCCTTATGCTCAATGCGATTAAAACTCTGAAAGAAAAAAATCTCGAAAGTTATGAAGTTTGCTATGAAGCAACACATCATGGCCCATATCTTGAAAAACCCTCTTTTTTTATCGAGATAGGGAGCACAAGAAAGGAGTGGAATGATGAAAAAGCATGCCAGGCGGTGGCGGAGGCGATTCTTGAATTTTCCGAAGCTAAGGAAGAGGCATTTTCTGCGATAGGAATCGGGGGCGGGCATTATGCTCCGCGCTTCAGTGAAATTGCTATTGAAAAAAATGTTGCTTTTGGACATATTGCCCCTAAATATGTGAAAATAAATGATGAAATTTTGTTTAAGATGAAGGATGCAACACCTCATTGCAGAAAAGTTTATTTACACGGCAGAATAGAAGGAATTGAGGAAAAAATTAAAAAAATGGGGCTAGAAATTGGCTAA
- a CDS encoding elongation factor 1-beta produces MGKVAVKIKLMPSDISINLEEIRYQAEKIMPDYAKIVRHEIIPVAFGLNALLLTIIMPDQSPDEVVEKLEKIEGVESLEVEEVGLI; encoded by the coding sequence ATGGGAAAAGTAGCGGTAAAAATAAAATTAATGCCATCTGATATCTCAATAAATCTGGAAGAAATTAGATATCAAGCGGAAAAAATCATGCCGGATTATGCAAAAATAGTAAGGCATGAAATAATTCCTGTAGCATTCGGATTGAACGCTCTGCTATTAACAATTATAATGCCTGATCAAAGTCCTGATGAAGTAGTTGAAAAACTGGAAAAAATAGAAGGAGTAGAGAGCTTAGAAGTTGAAGAAGTTGGTTTGATTTAA
- a CDS encoding class I SAM-dependent methyltransferase, whose translation MPLNRKKEELEAFIRKLEQQALETAEERHPIYVEAGLKDAKIVLDVGFGSGAVTRDVCAHTSGEVIAIDDSFEMLEIAKKMLEGVRNVNLYIADAHFLPFKDETFDIVTCNLLLMWVKDPQKVINEMARVTKKGGKVVATLEPDFGGKVHWPPFPEVDEIFSGKAIKNRGGDPYIGRKLRMLFVRAGLKTKIGLGNKRIWVCEEDRLSFLRAKNFYENVLMREGLSKEKIEEWEREHLKSIEEGIEFNFFPQFYAIGIKE comes from the coding sequence ATGCCATTGAACAGGAAAAAGGAAGAGCTGGAAGCATTTATAAGAAAGCTTGAGCAACAGGCCCTGGAAACAGCAGAAGAAAGGCACCCAATTTATGTTGAAGCGGGTTTAAAGGATGCTAAAATTGTTCTTGATGTTGGATTTGGCTCAGGAGCGGTAACAAGAGATGTTTGTGCTCATACAAGTGGCGAGGTTATTGCAATTGATGACTCTTTTGAAATGCTTGAAATAGCAAAAAAAATGCTGGAAGGCGTAAGAAATGTTAATCTCTACATAGCGGATGCCCATTTTCTTCCTTTTAAAGATGAAACATTTGATATTGTAACTTGCAATCTTCTTCTTATGTGGGTAAAGGATCCACAAAAAGTAATAAATGAAATGGCAAGAGTTACAAAGAAAGGAGGTAAAGTTGTTGCAACTCTTGAACCAGATTTCGGTGGAAAGGTGCATTGGCCACCATTTCCAGAAGTTGATGAGATATTTTCAGGAAAAGCAATAAAAAATAGAGGGGGGGATCCATATATAGGGAGGAAATTAAGAATGCTATTTGTTAGAGCGGGATTAAAAACAAAAATAGGGTTAGGGAATAAAAGGATATGGGTTTGCGAAGAGGATAGATTATCCTTTTTAAGAGCAAAAAATTTTTATGAAAATGTTTTGATGAGGGAAGGTTTAAGCAAAGAAAAAATAGAGGAATGGGAAAGGGAGCATTTAAAATCAATTGAAGAAGGAATTGAATTCAATTTCTTCCCCCAATTTTATGCAATAGGAATAAAGGAATAA